In a genomic window of Nostoc sp. UHCC 0870:
- a CDS encoding tetratricopeptide repeat protein, translated as MLMLNRLPVNWLNRPYIDLGDFNIGAFHLYGIEFNYRNLVSEKPISTGPFQHNVQVNLPPSFRDSLLRETGLLQYQVKNPLELSTELRTERWHKLCEYLTHYQELPTVMKFRVISLLKGLCLDEAVLEYVPEMSASEIAQDPILAALAFSRSMCSLMINLDSGTVQNLSELELIANYAPSGTQTKFGAALQLVVQYAKTFRNLAQAEYWREIATQELKNLKSSLDEFTYTRLLSIYYRAVVFVPLIKNDQQQVIQEMDLSESYGNRLILIASNDNEKIVADENLNIVFESRTKEALWLGDIDLAEERSQKLTQMDKLDPRYRLELGEIYIKQGKIAAAAQMYRSAARLGPPGTEIAWFMAGQCHEQLGEIDIACDCYLAAIQMDSLAISAVERLNLLAPRLGDLALTQWSNIRLSELREQQEIIANQPTTSYIPEASSELKKAAEKIMV; from the coding sequence ATGTTGATGCTGAATAGGTTACCTGTAAATTGGTTAAATCGACCATATATTGATTTAGGTGACTTTAATATTGGTGCATTTCATCTCTATGGAATTGAGTTTAATTATCGTAATTTAGTTAGTGAAAAACCTATTAGCACAGGGCCATTTCAGCATAATGTTCAGGTTAATCTTCCTCCATCCTTTAGAGACAGTTTGTTAAGAGAAACTGGCTTATTACAGTATCAAGTTAAAAATCCTTTAGAACTAAGCACTGAGTTACGCACAGAAAGATGGCATAAGCTATGTGAATATTTGACACACTATCAAGAACTACCAACCGTGATGAAGTTCAGAGTTATCAGTCTGTTAAAAGGTCTATGTTTAGATGAGGCGGTATTAGAATATGTACCGGAGATGTCAGCTTCAGAAATAGCGCAAGATCCTATATTAGCAGCCTTGGCTTTTTCCCGATCCATGTGCAGTTTAATGATTAATCTTGATTCTGGCACAGTTCAAAACTTAAGTGAATTGGAACTGATTGCTAATTATGCTCCATCTGGAACTCAAACAAAATTTGGTGCGGCTCTTCAGTTGGTAGTGCAGTATGCAAAAACATTTAGGAATTTAGCACAGGCGGAATATTGGAGGGAAATAGCTACCCAAGAACTGAAGAATTTAAAATCGTCTTTGGATGAGTTTACCTATACTCGCCTACTGAGTATTTATTACAGAGCCGTGGTTTTTGTACCGCTTATCAAGAATGATCAACAACAAGTTATTCAGGAAATGGATCTGAGTGAATCTTATGGAAATAGATTAATTTTAATTGCTAGTAATGACAATGAAAAAATAGTAGCTGATGAAAATCTCAATATAGTTTTTGAGAGTAGAACGAAAGAAGCCTTGTGGCTTGGTGATATAGATTTAGCCGAAGAGCGATCGCAAAAACTCACCCAGATGGATAAATTAGATCCTAGATACCGTCTAGAGTTGGGAGAAATTTACATCAAGCAGGGTAAAATAGCAGCAGCTGCTCAGATGTATCGTTCCGCAGCCAGACTAGGGCCACCAGGAACAGAGATAGCTTGGTTTATGGCAGGTCAATGTCATGAGCAACTAGGTGAAATAGATATAGCTTGTGATTGTTACCTCGCTGCTATACAGATGGATTCATTAGCTATTTCTGCTGTAGAGCGACTTAATCTTTTAGCTCCGCGTTTGGGGGATTTAGCTCTTACCCAATGGAGCAATATCCGCTTATCAGAATTACGAGAACAGCAAGAAATTATAGCCAATCAACCCACAACTTCTTACATACCAGAAGCCTCTTCTGAGTTGAAGAAAGCCGCAGAAAAAATCATGGTTTAG